Proteins found in one Abyssibius alkaniclasticus genomic segment:
- a CDS encoding type II secretion system F family protein, with protein sequence MSAISYSYEFIIAALGPLGPLMVAGGIGLLLIIISIPFAMKSGPNPFERLGRGSLGFSSGDGEKTALNLRYNSGKFDLSRFDQYLTPQDQKEFSAVRLKLIQAGYRSKSAVSNFAFARMAGGLTLILLGVLLMLLRGKDFSAATAAFYIIFPGVIGYYGPTYWVERRRQSRQEMVTNGFPDALDMMLICVEAGQSLDQAILRVAKEIKNSNEALAEEFEIVANEIRAGKERVVVLRDMAERCGVNDISAFVTVLVQSATFGTSISDALRVYAAEMRDKRVMRAEEKANVLPTKLTLGTMLFTVPPLLIILVGPSILDIYINLLGGGV encoded by the coding sequence GTGAGCGCCATATCATATAGCTACGAGTTTATCATCGCGGCCCTTGGCCCGCTTGGCCCGCTTATGGTTGCCGGCGGGATTGGCCTGCTGCTGATCATCATTTCCATTCCCTTCGCCATGAAATCCGGCCCCAACCCGTTTGAACGGCTCGGGCGCGGCAGCCTTGGCTTTTCATCGGGGGATGGTGAGAAAACCGCGCTGAACCTGCGCTATAACAGCGGCAAGTTCGACCTGTCGCGCTTTGACCAGTATCTGACCCCGCAAGACCAGAAAGAGTTTTCCGCCGTTCGCCTCAAGCTCATCCAGGCGGGCTATCGCTCCAAATCGGCGGTCAGCAATTTTGCCTTTGCGCGCATGGCCGGCGGGCTGACGCTTATCTTGCTTGGCGTGCTGCTGATGCTGTTGCGCGGCAAGGATTTTTCCGCCGCAACGGCTGCGTTTTACATCATATTCCCCGGTGTCATCGGCTATTACGGCCCAACCTATTGGGTGGAACGCCGCCGCCAGTCGCGCCAGGAAATGGTCACCAACGGCTTTCCCGATGCGCTTGACATGATGCTGATCTGCGTCGAGGCCGGCCAGTCGCTCGACCAGGCCATTTTGCGCGTTGCCAAGGAAATCAAGAATTCCAACGAAGCCTTGGCCGAGGAATTCGAGATCGTCGCCAATGAAATTCGCGCCGGTAAAGAGCGCGTCGTGGTGCTGCGCGATATGGCCGAACGCTGCGGCGTGAACGATATTTCCGCCTTTGTCACCGTGCTTGTGCAATCGGCAACCTTCGGCACCTCGATTTCCGATGCTTTGCGCGTTTATGCCGCTGAGATGCGCGACAAGCGCGTGATGCGCGCCGAGGAAAAGGCCAACGTTTTGCCCACGAAGCTGACGCTTGGCACCATGCTGTTCACCGTGCCGCCGCTGCTGATCATTCTTGTCGGCCCGTCGATCCTCGACATCTATATCAACCTGCTTGGGGGCGGTGTGTGA
- a CDS encoding tetratricopeptide repeat protein, producing the protein MILRKGVALLALAGSLAACMPDGRIATERRGPPPPPGTVRITEAVDGLQVGHNMMAAGEYQLALDAYVRGIEEHGLNADVLSAIGSANLRLGRLNQAVRYLERAVELDEDFAAAWNNLGVIYIAQNEIPKARGAFERAFALDNGDSDEIRQNLVLALSLLGDTSQETAEDVQFRLVRRGAGRYLLLGQ; encoded by the coding sequence GTGATATTGCGCAAAGGCGTTGCGCTTTTGGCTTTGGCGGGGTCGCTTGCCGCCTGTATGCCGGATGGGCGTATTGCCACCGAACGCCGCGGCCCACCGCCGCCACCCGGCACCGTGCGCATAACCGAAGCCGTTGACGGCTTGCAGGTCGGCCATAACATGATGGCGGCCGGTGAATACCAACTCGCGCTCGACGCCTATGTGCGCGGAATCGAGGAACACGGGCTGAACGCCGATGTGCTGAGCGCCATCGGCTCTGCCAATCTGCGGCTGGGGCGGCTGAACCAGGCGGTGCGCTATCTGGAACGCGCCGTGGAGCTGGACGAAGACTTCGCCGCCGCATGGAATAATCTTGGCGTGATCTATATTGCGCAAAACGAAATTCCCAAGGCGCGCGGCGCGTTTGAGCGGGCTTTCGCGCTTGATAACGGCGATTCCGATGAAATTCGGCAAAATCTGGTGCTGGCATTGAGTCTGTTGGGTGACACTTCGCAAGAAACCGCCGAGGATGTGCAATTCCGTCTGGTCCGGCGCGGGGCGGGGCGTTACCTATTGCTTGGGCAATAA
- a CDS encoding tetratricopeptide repeat protein — MGKIHHLPLFAVLLLSACGAAREGMDNSAELASIEAIDDATVADIMLNAGDAQQAIAFFRGKLADEPNRVDYKRGLAQSYIRARQYADAVLIYEQMDAAGQANNDDLMALADAYLRNGGWDEARATLAKVPPTLETYDRYRLEALLADNNQEWDRADSFYETARGLTTTPASILNNWGFSKRVRGEYEAAERLFRQALSYDSDLFTAKTNLAVVRALQGNYRLPIIPMTDVEKAVLLYEVARIAANRGDRDIARGMLEQAIDTHPQFFDAAVQALATLNSAGPNE, encoded by the coding sequence ATGGGCAAGATTCACCACCTTCCGCTTTTCGCCGTGCTGCTGCTTTCGGCATGTGGTGCCGCGCGCGAGGGTATGGACAATTCTGCGGAACTCGCCTCGATCGAGGCGATTGACGATGCAACCGTTGCCGACATCATGCTCAACGCGGGCGACGCGCAGCAGGCCATAGCATTTTTCCGCGGCAAACTGGCTGACGAGCCCAACCGCGTGGATTACAAGCGCGGCTTGGCGCAATCCTATATCCGTGCCCGCCAATATGCCGATGCCGTGCTGATTTACGAACAGATGGATGCCGCCGGCCAAGCCAATAATGATGATCTGATGGCCCTGGCCGACGCCTATTTGCGCAATGGCGGCTGGGACGAGGCGCGCGCCACGCTGGCCAAGGTGCCCCCCACGCTTGAAACCTATGACCGGTATCGCCTGGAGGCGCTTCTGGCCGACAACAATCAGGAATGGGACCGGGCCGACAGTTTTTATGAAACCGCCCGCGGGCTGACCACAACCCCGGCCAGCATTCTGAACAACTGGGGGTTTTCCAAACGCGTGCGCGGCGAATATGAAGCCGCCGAGCGCCTGTTCCGCCAGGCTTTGTCTTATGACAGCGACCTGTTCACCGCCAAAACCAACCTTGCCGTTGTGCGCGCGCTTCAGGGCAATTACCGGCTGCCCATCATCCCGATGACAGATGTCGAAAAGGCCGTGCTGCTTTATGAGGTGGCGCGCATTGCCGCCAACCGTGGCGATCGTGATATCGCGCGCGGGATGCTGGAACAGGCGATTGACACGCATCCGCAGTTTTTTGATGCCGCGGTGCAGGCGCTGGCCACACTCAACTCGGCAGGCCCGAACGAGTAA
- a CDS encoding prepilin peptidase, with product MVYWALILLVLTLPVSLVIVYYDVRYMRIPNRLVLATALIFVVTGPFLFEFQDYVIRGSLGLFMLLLGFLLHLTGRVPGGDIKYTAALLPYIAIPHLLDFLFILALMGILGVLLHRGVKWLGLAPADWVSWQRPGAYPYGLSLALALIFYLVRTAFIAAG from the coding sequence ATGGTGTATTGGGCGCTGATACTGCTGGTGCTGACGCTGCCGGTCTCGCTGGTGATCGTCTATTACGATGTGCGCTATATGCGCATTCCCAACCGGCTTGTGCTGGCGACCGCGCTTATCTTTGTGGTGACAGGTCCGTTCCTGTTCGAGTTTCAAGACTATGTCATCCGTGGCTCGCTGGGGCTGTTCATGCTCCTTTTGGGGTTCTTGCTGCATCTGACGGGCCGCGTGCCGGGCGGCGATATCAAATATACCGCCGCACTTCTGCCCTATATCGCCATTCCGCATTTGCTGGATTTTCTGTTCATCCTTGCCCTGATGGGCATTTTGGGGGTGCTGTTGCATCGCGGTGTCAAGTGGCTGGGGCTGGCCCCCGCCGACTGGGTGTCATGGCAGCGCCCGGGCGCCTATCCCTACGGGCTGTCGCTGGCGCTGGCGCTGATCTTCTACCTGGTCCGCACGGCTTTTATTGCGGCCGGTTGA
- a CDS encoding ATPase: MNIPAKAIGAPEAPRTTAQLGISPTLQREILIKTMFRRSLDSVTEIAAALSVTVPIAQDLIDRAREQKLIETLGASRLDETKELRFQLTDAGRRLAQDALAQSEYYGAMPVPLLDYEKQVRRQSIRNAAVSREDLASSFSNLIIADEMFEQLGPAVNASRSILMYGPPGNGKSSLANAICAAYHDAVYVPHFLEYGGNVIAVFDPLIHREIKKSDEEGASLRLASASHDPRYVLCYRPTVITGGELTLDMLDLSYNPVSRTYQAPLQLKSAGGVFIVDDLGRQVASPQALVNRWIVPMEHGYDILTLQSGQKFTVPFDTKVVFSTNFPPSKIFDKAALRRIYYKIYVGNPGREVFVRIFVSTAKRYPIEFSEEVLMYLLTKKYPTVDNEYAAFHAPFLIEQMIAACAYHGEPARMSIPLVDAAWEHLFIREGE, encoded by the coding sequence ATGAATATTCCCGCAAAAGCCATTGGCGCCCCCGAAGCGCCGCGCACGACCGCGCAGCTGGGCATCAGCCCCACGCTTCAGCGCGAAATTCTGATCAAGACCATGTTTCGCCGCAGCCTTGACAGCGTGACCGAAATTGCCGCCGCACTTTCGGTGACTGTGCCCATTGCGCAAGACCTGATTGACCGCGCGCGCGAGCAAAAGCTGATCGAAACGCTGGGCGCATCGCGGCTGGATGAAACCAAGGAATTGCGCTTTCAGCTTACCGATGCGGGCCGCCGCCTGGCGCAGGATGCCTTGGCGCAGTCGGAATATTACGGCGCGATGCCCGTGCCGCTGCTCGACTATGAAAAGCAGGTGCGCCGCCAGTCCATCCGCAACGCCGCCGTGTCGCGCGAAGACCTGGCCTCGAGCTTTTCCAACCTCATCATCGCCGATGAGATGTTCGAACAGCTTGGGCCCGCGGTGAATGCCAGCCGCTCTATCCTGATGTATGGGCCGCCGGGCAACGGTAAATCCTCGCTTGCCAACGCGATTTGCGCCGCCTATCACGACGCGGTCTATGTGCCGCATTTCCTTGAATATGGCGGCAATGTCATCGCGGTGTTCGACCCGCTCATCCACCGCGAAATCAAGAAGAGCGATGAGGAAGGCGCCAGTTTGCGGCTTGCCTCGGCCAGCCATGACCCGCGCTATGTTCTGTGCTATCGCCCGACGGTTATCACCGGTGGCGAGCTTACGCTTGATATGCTCGATCTGTCCTACAACCCGGTCAGCCGCACCTATCAGGCGCCCTTGCAGCTGAAATCGGCGGGTGGGGTGTTTATTGTGGACGACCTTGGCCGACAGGTCGCCAGCCCGCAGGCGCTGGTCAACCGCTGGATCGTGCCAATGGAGCATGGCTATGATATTCTGACCCTGCAATCGGGGCAGAAATTTACCGTGCCGTTTGACACAAAGGTCGTGTTTTCCACCAACTTTCCACCCAGCAAGATTTTCGACAAAGCGGCGCTGCGGCGTATTTACTACAAAATCTATGTCGGCAATCCGGGGCGCGAAGTGTTTGTGCGCATCTTCGTTTCCACCGCCAAACGCTATCCGATCGAGTTCAGCGAAGAGGTGCTGATGTATCTGCTCACCAAGAAATACCCGACGGTGGACAATGAATATGCGGCCTTCCACGCGCCCTTCCTGATTGAACAGATGATCGCGGCCTGCGCCTATCATGGCGAGCCGGCGCGCATGTCTATCCCGCTGGTCGATGCAGCCTGGGAGCATTTGTTCATCCGCGAAGGGGAATAG
- a CDS encoding ligase-associated DNA damage response DEXH box helicase, which produces MQPGSICSSAKGNRALLPPAFAAWFAARGWQAHPHQLALLAADDAALLLIAPTGGGKTLAGFLPTLVDLAAAPHEGLHTLYISPLKALAADIARNLARPVADLALNIRIEDRTGDTKASTRARQRVDPPHILLTTPESLALLLSYPEAPQIFAGLKRIVVDEIHALAESKRGDQLMLGLSRLTRLAPSARRVGLSATVEDPAALADFLAGPRPARVVVAPPGPDPDIGFLTTLTPPPWAGGGGRWAAAEILEQVKAARTTLIFVNTRALAELFYQAIWAENTENLPIALHHGSLSREARSRVEAAMAAGALRAIVCTGSLDLGIDWGDVDLVIQIGAPKNVKRLVQRIGRANHRYNAPSRALLVPANRFEVLECQAALEAVTAHDLDGTPRGPGPLDVLCQHILLTACASPFDASALFAEVKTAGPYRALSRAAFDDCLEFAATGGYALRAYDRWQRLVEVDGLWQLRDPRNTRALRMNIGTIVDVETLKVRLRGRGGGHLGEVEESFAASLATGDTFLMGGEIVCFEGLRDMAVEVSRRASRKPRIAVFSGSKFSTSTLLNKRVQRIIDDRGAWAALPAHTAHWLHQQGEISQLPRPGRLLAESFARNTHEFLCLYAFAGRAAHQTLGLLVTKQMEVAGLEPLGFVANDYALLIWGLQPVEDVAALLKIDGLRDGLERWLGDNAVMKRSFRNIATIAGLIERNMIGQRKSGKQATFSSDILYDTLRRYDPDHLLLRITRDQAMHGLVEFERIEAVLAEIDGQIDHIRAPHVTPLAAPLLLEYGKVPIRGAGAERLVVAEAARLMAEAGLE; this is translated from the coding sequence ATGCAGCCTGGGAGCATTTGTTCATCCGCGAAGGGGAATAGGGCGCTGCTGCCCCCGGCCTTTGCCGCCTGGTTTGCCGCGCGCGGCTGGCAGGCGCACCCGCATCAGCTGGCGTTGCTTGCCGCCGATGACGCGGCGCTGCTGCTGATTGCGCCCACGGGGGGTGGCAAAACCCTGGCCGGGTTTCTGCCCACGCTGGTCGATCTGGCCGCCGCCCCGCATGAAGGGCTGCACACGCTCTATATCTCGCCGCTCAAGGCGCTGGCGGCTGATATTGCCCGCAATCTGGCGCGGCCCGTGGCCGATCTGGCGCTGAATATCCGCATTGAAGACCGCACGGGCGATACAAAGGCCAGCACGCGCGCGCGCCAGCGGGTTGACCCGCCGCATATTTTGCTGACCACGCCGGAATCGCTTGCGCTGCTGCTCTCCTATCCCGAAGCGCCACAGATTTTTGCCGGGCTGAAGCGCATTGTGGTGGATGAAATTCACGCCCTGGCCGAAAGCAAGCGCGGCGACCAGCTCATGCTTGGCCTGTCGCGCCTGACCAGGCTGGCCCCTTCGGCGCGGCGCGTGGGGCTTTCGGCCACGGTGGAAGACCCCGCAGCTTTGGCCGATTTTCTGGCTGGCCCCAGGCCTGCCCGCGTGGTTGTGGCCCCGCCCGGCCCCGACCCGGATATCGGGTTTCTGACAACGCTTACGCCGCCCCCCTGGGCGGGCGGTGGTGGCCGCTGGGCGGCAGCGGAAATTCTGGAACAGGTGAAGGCGGCGCGCACGACGCTTATCTTCGTCAATACCCGCGCGCTGGCCGAGCTTTTCTATCAGGCGATATGGGCCGAAAACACTGAAAACCTGCCGATTGCCCTGCATCATGGCAGCCTGTCGCGCGAGGCGCGCAGCCGGGTGGAAGCTGCTATGGCTGCGGGCGCCCTGCGCGCCATTGTCTGCACGGGCAGCCTTGATCTGGGCATCGACTGGGGCGATGTCGATCTGGTCATCCAGATCGGCGCGCCGAAAAACGTCAAGCGGCTTGTGCAGCGGATTGGCCGCGCCAACCACCGTTACAACGCGCCCTCGCGCGCGCTGCTCGTGCCTGCCAACCGTTTCGAGGTGCTAGAATGCCAGGCCGCGCTGGAGGCAGTGACCGCGCATGATCTGGACGGCACGCCGCGCGGCCCCGGCCCGCTGGATGTGCTGTGTCAGCATATTCTGCTGACCGCCTGCGCCAGCCCGTTTGACGCCAGCGCACTGTTTGCCGAGGTCAAAACCGCTGGCCCCTATCGTGCCCTCAGCCGCGCGGCCTTTGATGACTGTCTGGAATTTGCGGCCACCGGCGGCTATGCCCTGCGCGCCTATGATCGCTGGCAAAGGCTGGTCGAGGTTGATGGCCTCTGGCAGTTGCGTGACCCCCGCAACACCCGCGCTTTGCGCATGAATATCGGCACGATCGTCGATGTCGAAACGCTGAAGGTGCGCCTGCGCGGGCGCGGTGGCGGGCATCTTGGTGAGGTCGAGGAAAGCTTTGCCGCCTCGCTTGCCACCGGCGATACCTTCCTGATGGGTGGCGAGATCGTCTGCTTTGAAGGCCTGCGCGATATGGCGGTCGAGGTCAGCCGCCGCGCCAGCCGCAAGCCGCGCATTGCGGTGTTTTCGGGCAGCAAATTCTCTACCTCGACCCTGCTCAACAAGCGCGTGCAGCGCATAATTGATGACCGCGGCGCATGGGCTGCCCTGCCCGCCCATACCGCGCATTGGCTGCACCAGCAGGGCGAAATTTCACAACTCCCGCGCCCCGGGCGGCTGCTGGCGGAAAGTTTTGCCCGCAACACGCACGAATTTCTGTGCCTTTATGCCTTTGCAGGCCGCGCCGCGCACCAAACCCTTGGCCTGCTCGTGACCAAACAGATGGAGGTGGCGGGGCTGGAGCCACTTGGCTTTGTCGCCAATGACTATGCCCTGCTCATCTGGGGTTTGCAGCCGGTGGAAGATGTCGCCGCCCTGCTCAAGATAGACGGGCTGCGCGACGGGTTGGAGCGTTGGCTGGGCGATAATGCCGTGATGAAGCGCAGCTTTCGCAACATTGCCACCATCGCCGGGCTGATCGAGCGCAATATGATCGGCCAGCGCAAATCGGGCAAGCAGGCAACGTTTTCCTCGGACATCCTCTATGACACGTTGCGCAGATATGACCCCGACCATCTGCTGTTGCGCATTACCCGCGATCAGGCCATGCACGGCCTGGTGGAGTTCGAGCGGATCGAGGCGGTGCTTGCGGAAATCGACGGGCAGATCGACCATATCCGCGCACCGCATGTGACCCCGCTGGCCGCCCCCTTGCTGCTGGAATATGGCAAAGTGCCCATTCGTGGTGCCGGGGCCGAGCGGCTGGTCGTTGCCGAAGCCGCGCGGCTGATGGCCGAAGCGGGGCTTGAATAA
- the pdeM gene encoding ligase-associated DNA damage response endonuclease PdeM, giving the protein MDGYRFQLHGQDLLALASGGLYWPAQNMLVVSDLHLGKSERIARRGGSLLPPFEVLETLSRLTDLVDALEPREVICLGDSFDDLAAVEALEEPDFAQLKRLAAGRIWTWIEGNHDAGPLSVPGSHVAERRVQNLTFRHIAQPGAVAEVSGHYHPKQRVAGGRARPCFLLDRQRIILPAFGTYTGGLMVRDAAFDPLFANDARAVLTGARAIVCPR; this is encoded by the coding sequence ATGGACGGGTATCGCTTTCAGCTTCATGGGCAGGATTTGCTGGCGCTTGCCAGCGGCGGGCTTTACTGGCCCGCCCAGAATATGCTGGTGGTATCTGACCTGCATCTGGGTAAATCCGAGCGTATCGCGCGGCGCGGTGGCAGCCTTCTGCCCCCGTTTGAAGTGCTTGAAACCCTGTCGCGGCTCACCGACCTTGTCGACGCGCTGGAACCGCGCGAGGTCATTTGCCTTGGCGACAGTTTTGATGATCTTGCCGCGGTCGAGGCGCTGGAAGAGCCGGATTTTGCCCAACTCAAACGCCTTGCGGCGGGGCGCATCTGGACATGGATCGAGGGCAACCATGATGCCGGCCCGCTGTCGGTGCCCGGCAGCCATGTGGCCGAACGCCGGGTGCAGAACCTGACCTTTCGTCATATCGCGCAGCCCGGTGCCGTAGCCGAGGTTTCGGGCCATTACCACCCCAAGCAGCGCGTGGCGGGCGGGCGCGCGCGACCCTGCTTTTTGCTTGATCGCCAGCGCATCATCCTGCCCGCCTTTGGCACCTATACCGGCGGGCTGATGGTGCGTGATGCGGCGTTCGATCCGCTTTTTGCCAATGATGCCCGCGCCGTGCTGACCGGCGCGCGCGCCATTGTCTGCCCACGTTAG
- a CDS encoding LytTR family DNA-binding domain-containing protein, which translates to MIRFTMREMLTPRAKTMLAIWALVSVGAALTGPFGTYDALGLWGRLSYWALVAGGSILLSELVRRAQPGRWMRKSLHRLLAFGLLYGLVLSGLINLLNLLVFSGWPFWRGWLLLAGLVAGVEALAFSGLRLFRPPAAAVKAENPEAAFLKRLPPSQRGPLLRIESQDHYLLVVTTAGRAMILMRMGDAVAELAAADGMQVHRSHWVARRAMRGLRRDNGRLWLLVEGEDVPVSRANQAAIRALGLEMR; encoded by the coding sequence ATGATCCGCTTCACGATGCGTGAAATGCTGACGCCGCGCGCCAAAACCATGCTGGCCATCTGGGCTTTGGTGAGCGTCGGCGCCGCGCTCACAGGGCCGTTCGGCACCTATGATGCGCTGGGGCTTTGGGGGCGCTTGTCCTATTGGGCGCTGGTTGCGGGCGGCTCTATCCTGCTGTCTGAACTGGTGCGCCGCGCGCAGCCTGGGCGCTGGATGCGCAAATCTTTGCATCGGCTCTTGGCCTTCGGGCTGCTTTACGGGCTTGTGCTAAGCGGGCTGATCAACCTGCTCAACCTGCTGGTCTTTTCCGGTTGGCCCTTCTGGCGGGGCTGGCTGCTGCTGGCCGGACTGGTGGCGGGGGTCGAGGCGCTGGCATTTTCTGGGCTCCGCCTCTTCAGGCCACCAGCGGCAGCGGTGAAAGCCGAAAACCCCGAGGCCGCCTTTCTCAAGCGCCTGCCGCCATCGCAGCGCGGCCCGCTTCTGCGCATCGAATCGCAAGACCATTACCTTTTGGTCGTCACAACAGCGGGGCGGGCAATGATCCTGATGCGTATGGGTGATGCCGTGGCCGAGTTGGCCGCCGCCGACGGGATGCAGGTGCATCGCAGCCACTGGGTTGCCCGCCGCGCCATGCGCGGGTTGCGGCGCGACAATGGCAGGCTGTGGCTGCTGGTCGAGGGCGAGGATGTGCCCGTGTCGCGCGCCAATCAGGCGGCAATCCGCGCGCTGGGGCTGGAAATGCGCTAA
- a CDS encoding DUF2306 domain-containing protein yields MTLSPLLTASPAIQLHILGVLVAMIATVLIFTRARGTRQHRLFGWLWVAGMATAAGSSFFIRSMNGGMGFSPIHLISAYVLVSLVFGIRAIRSKRNIRAHRSAMLGMTIGGLGVAGLLSFLPGRMMQAVVSGF; encoded by the coding sequence ATGACCCTGTCACCATTGCTCACCGCCAGCCCCGCCATCCAGTTGCATATTCTGGGGGTGCTTGTTGCCATGATTGCAACGGTGCTGATTTTTACCCGCGCGCGCGGCACCCGCCAGCACAGGTTATTTGGCTGGCTCTGGGTGGCGGGCATGGCAACGGCAGCCGGTTCAAGCTTTTTCATTCGGTCGATGAATGGCGGCATGGGGTTCAGCCCGATCCACCTGATCTCGGCCTATGTGCTGGTCAGCCTTGTTTTCGGCATTCGCGCCATCCGCAGCAAGCGCAACATCCGCGCCCATCGCAGCGCCATGCTGGGCATGACGATCGGCGGGCTTGGCGTGGCCGGCCTGCTGTCATTCCTGCCGGGGCGGATGATGCAGGCCGTTGTTTCGGGCTTCTAG
- the folD gene encoding bifunctional methylenetetrahydrofolate dehydrogenase/methenyltetrahydrofolate cyclohydrolase FolD, whose translation MAAEIIDGKAFAAKVREKVATQVARLKADHGLVPGLAVVLVGEDPASQVYVRSKGKQTVECGMNSYEHKLEATTSEADLLALIARLNADAAVHGILVQLPLPGHINEDLVINTIDPAKDVDGFHISNVGLLGTGQKSMVPCTPLGCLMMLRAHHASLSGLNAVVVGRSNIVGKPMANLLLKDSCTVTIAHSRTKDLAALCRGADILVAAVGRPEMITGDYVKPGATVIDVGINRIERDGKTKLVGDVDFASAAAVAGAITPVPGGVGPMTIACLLANTLTATCRANGLAEPEGLTA comes from the coding sequence ATGGCGGCAGAAATCATCGACGGCAAGGCGTTTGCGGCAAAGGTGCGCGAAAAGGTCGCCACGCAGGTGGCGCGGCTCAAGGCTGATCACGGGCTTGTGCCGGGGCTGGCGGTTGTGCTGGTCGGTGAAGACCCGGCAAGCCAGGTTTATGTGCGCTCCAAAGGCAAGCAAACCGTTGAATGCGGCATGAACTCCTACGAGCATAAGCTTGAGGCGACCACATCAGAGGCCGATTTGCTGGCGCTGATCGCCAGGCTCAACGCCGATGCGGCCGTGCATGGCATTCTGGTGCAACTGCCGCTGCCGGGCCATATCAACGAAGACCTCGTCATCAACACGATTGACCCGGCAAAGGATGTTGACGGCTTTCATATTTCCAATGTCGGCCTGCTGGGCACGGGGCAGAAAAGCATGGTGCCCTGCACGCCGCTGGGCTGTTTGATGATGCTGCGCGCGCATCACGCAAGCCTGTCGGGGCTGAATGCCGTGGTGGTTGGCCGCTCCAACATTGTGGGCAAGCCCATGGCGAACCTGCTGCTGAAAGATAGCTGCACCGTCACAATCGCGCATTCGCGCACAAAGGATTTGGCCGCTCTCTGCCGTGGCGCCGATATTCTGGTCGCCGCCGTGGGCCGCCCGGAAATGATTACCGGCGATTATGTAAAACCGGGTGCCACGGTGATTGACGTCGGCATCAACCGCATCGAGCGCGATGGCAAAACCAAGCTTGTGGGCGATGTGGATTTTGCAAGCGCCGCCGCCGTGGCCGGTGCCATTACCCCCGTGCCCGGCGGCGTTGGCCCGATGACCATTGCCTGCCTGCTGGCCAACACGCTTACCGCCACCTGCCGCGCCAATGGCCTGGCCGAGCCCGAGGGGCTGACCGCCTAG
- a CDS encoding chorismate mutase codes for MRPENCQTMPELRAAIDALDRELVAKLAQRAGYIDRAITLKTAQGLPARIDDRVEEVVANVRRHAQDLGYDAALAEQLWRVIIDWSITREETVLGAKAD; via the coding sequence ATGCGCCCCGAAAACTGCCAGACCATGCCCGAACTTCGCGCCGCGATCGATGCGCTGGATCGTGAACTGGTCGCGAAACTGGCGCAACGCGCGGGGTATATCGACCGCGCGATCACGCTGAAAACCGCCCAAGGGCTGCCCGCCCGGATTGATGACCGGGTGGAAGAGGTGGTGGCCAATGTGCGCCGCCACGCCCAGGATCTGGGTTACGATGCGGCGCTGGCCGAACAGCTTTGGCGGGTGATCATCGACTGGTCGATCACGCGCGAAGAGACGGTTTTGGGCGCAAAAGCTGACTGA